The uncultured Sunxiuqinia sp. genomic sequence ACGCGCTGTACTCCTGATTTTTGGGGTCATCCGTTTCACTGTTTCCAGGTTGTGTGAAATCACCTCAGGCCTGGCTTCAATAACTTGTTGCACCAACTCCTTTTTGGCATGAAAATCAGGAATAAGCGTTTCAATGGTTGTTTTCGGACTCAATTCTTTGATTGCTTTAATTGTTGTTGCCCAAAACCTGGCACCGCCATCAGGCAGGTCATCTCGGTCGACCGATGTAATTACGCAGTGTTTTAACTCCAAGGTTTTAATCGTTTCGGCCAGACGTTGTGGTTCTTCCCAATCAACTGGATCAGGTATCAAATTTTTCACATAACAGAAACGGCAATTGCGGGTACATTTATCACCCAAAATCATAAAGCTGGCTGTGCCGGCATTCCAGCACTCCCCTTTGTTTGGGCAATTACCGCTTGTACATATCGTGTTTAACTTGTGTTCGCCTATCAGTCGTTTAACTTTCGAGTAGTTCTCGCCACTGGGAAGCTGTGATTTCATCCATCGAGGTAACCGCTCCCCTTTCTCCTTAATCTCTGCCATCTGTAAATAAGTTTTTACCTATAAACGTTAAAGACAAAAGCTTGTTTAAAAAAAATTGCGATTTCTCTTTCTTTACAATTTGAAAAACTGCTGCCAATATTTTTCGAACGGCAAATTACAAGTATTGTTTTGCAATGCGAAGAGCTTGGCTACCGTATGATCCGCCAAATAAATAATAGTGATTTAGGACGTGATATATTTGATAAAGCTGCACTCGTTCTTCCCATCCTGAATTTAAAGGATACTCGTTTTGATAGGAAGCCCAGGTCGTGTGCGAAAAACCATCAAACATCGTCATTATCGAGAATTCCATTTCCCGGTCGGCATAGTACGAAGCCGGATCGATAAGAGCAGGGCCTTTTTCGGTATATAAATAATTGCCCGACCATAAGTCACCATGAATCAATGAAGCTTCTGAATCGGATGGAATTAATTCTGGTAAACGTTCAACTAATTTAATATAAGTATTTTTTTCTGTTGAAGAAAGCGAGCGGGTTCGTTCAATCTTATCAACCAAATACATCATTCGCTGTTGTCCGAAAAAATCAATCCAGCTTTTATTCCATCGATTATCTTGTTCGGTTGCGCCGCAATAATTATCGTGATAAAAACCAAAAGATTTGTTGGTTTTACGATGCAACTGAGCCAATCCGGTGCCCAGTTTTTCATCCTGAGATGAAGTATGCCCAGCGGGTAAAAAATCCATTAGCAAGTACCCGGGAAGTTGATCACTTTCTTTTGCCAGAATAGGCTTGGGAATAATTAGGCCTGACAACTCTGCGGTTCCTAATTCTTGCAGTGCTTCGGCTTCTCGAACAAATAAATTATCAGGAGTGCTGCTGTTCCATTTTAAGAAAAAATCTCCACGGTTTGTTTCCAACAACAAGGCGTTGCTAATGCAACCACCACTAACAGCTTGCCTATTTTTGATGATAAGTTCCTCTGCAAACTTGTTTTGAAATTCTGCAATAATTTGGCTGATTATTTTTTGCTCCATGCAAACAAATTTCAGCATAATAAAAAAAAGTAGCAAACCGGCTTTGTTAAAAAAGCATGATTTACTACTTCAATTTTTTTATAGCGAACGAAATTGGAAATTAAGCGTTCTTTTCCTCTTCGTTGATTTCAGATTCGCTTGTTTCTTCTTCTTCAAAGTTCAACAATTCCTTGCTTTGAAGCAGATTGTACCACTGAATGATTTTTTTCATATCAGACACATAAACACGATCCTTGTCGTATTCCGGAAGTATTTCTTCGAAGTAAGCTTTCAACTCATTTCCTGAGCCTATTTTGGCTACTGCTGCTCCATTTTCCTTTTCACTAATACTTTTCAGTACATCTTTTAGAGGAACTTCACTAGTTTCAGTAAAGATCGCAATATCCTCCAATGCACTGATTTTTGCAGTAGAGTAAGCCGGCATTCGTTTGCCAGTTACGAGTGATTCTACAATAATGCTGTTTTTTGCTTCAGCTACCAGTTTAAATAGGCCTGGCTGACCTGCTATCGACATAATTCCCTTTAACATACAATTTCAATTTTAAAACGTCGGCGAAGATAATATTTTCGAAGGATTAGTTCCAAATACACCCTCTATTTATGGTCACACAATAAACTACTTTAGATATTTCCTGTAATAGTCAGCTGTTTTTGAGTCTTCAAAACGAGTGTAAATATTAACCAAATAGGTAGCATATTTTGGATCTTGGTCAATTTCCCACAACGCTTTAAAGTATTTGGCTGCCTGTTGAAATTCTGCTGTCACTTTCTTTAACTCCTGAGTTAATTTCAGGTGTTGCATATGAGTTTTGTTTTTCTGATAAGCTTTCATTTCACGTTGATAGCGATGTTCTGCCTGATGGTAATATTTTGTTCCCAGCCACTTTAATGCTTCAACGTGCTTCGGATTAATTGCCACTAACGCTTGGGCTGCTGAATCAGCCTCTGACTCATTATCCAATTGTTTCTGCATCGAAAAATAGGCATTCAGATGATTTTCATCTTGCTTATTTTCAAGGCTCATTTCAGGCCAAAGTTCGATGGCCTTTTCGCGTTGATTAATGGAGGCGTAAATTCCAAACAACCGAGTATTTACACCAGCAATATCGGGCTGATCCTGATAGTGGGCACGATAATATTCCAAGGCCTCCAACTCCTTTGTAAGATTATTTTTTTGCTTGTAAATTTCAGCCATATCTAGATACATACCCGGCTCACTATAATTCAGGTTGGTAGCCTGGTCGAACCATTTTATAGCTAAGTCAGCTTGGTGTGCACGAAAGGCCATTTTCCCTGCTTCAGAATAATATGCCGGATTAATTTCATCTTCTTCCATTTGTTCTTTTTCAAAAAACAACCGCCAGTTTTCCGTAGCAGCCTCATAATTTCCTTCGGCAACAGCTTGTTCTGCTATTGTGCGATACGAAGTGATGACTTTAGGAGTACCGCATCCTGCAAATGCAATAAGAAGTATGATGAGAATTTTTCCTTTTTTTAAATTCATTGTTCAATTTTTTAGTTAAACCCAATCTAAGTAGCGCAACTATTGTACCAGCAGACTTCAGTAGACTAGTTCAATTGTCAGCTGGTGCGTATTTCAGTTTTGAATAGCAAAGGCAAAAGTGCGCAAATTAGTATAAAACAAAAGGCATTCCAGCAATTTGGAATGCCTTAAAACGAATTGTTTTTTTATTTTTTATCAGACTCGATCAAAATTAAAATTGCTTGAAAAAGTCGTTGCCTTTGTCATCAACGATGATGAATGCGGGAAAGTTCTCTACACGTATTTTACGAATAGCTTCCATTCCTAATTCCTCAAAATCCACTACTTCAACAGACTTGATACTGCTTTTTGCCAAAATTGCTGCTGGCCCACCAATTGAACCTAGATAAAAACCACCATATTTTTGACAGGCATCAGTAACTTGTTGTGAGCGATTTCCTTTTGCCAACATAATCATCGAGCCACCTAAACTTTGGAAAAGGTCAACATACGGATCCATGCGTCCGGCAGTGGTTGGTCCAAAACTCCCGGAAGCCATGCCTTGCGGTGTCTTCGCAGGGCCTGCATAGTAAACGGGATGCTTTTTGAGATACTCAGGCATTTCTTTGCCCTCATCAATCATTTGCTTTAAGCGGGCGTGTGCCATGTCGCGAGCTACAATCAAAGTACCTCTCAAGTTTAGGCGGGTTTTAATGGGGTATTTACTTAACTCAGCCAATACTTCTTCCATTGGACGATCCAAATCAATATCAACTGCAGCAGCTAATTCTGGTGCTTGTTCCGGCAAGTATTTTGACGGTTCTTTCTCCAGCTGCTCTACAAAAATACCTTCCTCTGTAATTTTAGCTTTTATGTTACGGTCGGCGCTACAGCTTACTCCCAAGCCAACGGGGCAAGAAGCGGCATGCCTCGGAAGGCGAACTACACGCACATCATGGACAAAATACTTTCCACCAAATTGAGCTCCAATTTCACTATCCTGGCAAATTTTCTGCACTTTTTCTTCCCACTCCAAATCCCGGAAAGCCTGACCTCCTTCGTTTCCTTCAGTTGGCAAATGATCGTAATATCCAGCCGAAGCTTTTTTTACGGTTGCCAAAGTAGCCTCAGCCGAAGTTCCTCCAATAACCAGTGCCAAATGGTAAGGTGGGCATGCTGAAGTTCCCAGATCTTTAATTTTCTCTTTCACAAACTTGGTCAGATTTTCTTCGTTCAGCAACGACTTGGTTTGCTGATAAAGGAATGTTTTGTTACCCGAGCCGCCACCTTTGGTGACAAACAAGAACTCGTATGCATTTCCTTTCTCTGCATAAATATCGATTTGAGCCGGCAAGTTCGTTCCTGTATTTTTTTCTTCAAACATTGAAAAAGGAACCACTTGCGAATAACGTAAATTGCGATTCAGATAAGTATCGTAAATACCTTTTGAAAGGTGTTCGGCATCGGTAGCGCCGGTATAAACATCTTCACCTTTTTTAGCCACAACAATAGCTGTTCCCGTATCCTGACAAGTTGGTAGTTCTCCTTCTGATGAAACCACCTGATTCATTAACATGGTGTGTGCAACAAAACGATCGTTGTCCGAAGCTTCTTCGTCACTCAAAATATGTTTCAATTTTTCCAGGTGCGTTGGACGCAAATAAAAAGAAACGTCAGCAAATGCTTCCTTAGCAAGAATTTCTAGTCCTTTCGGGTCAACTTTTAAAATTTTACGGCCATCAAGCTCAATTGTTGAGACGTACTCGTTGGTTAACAAACGATAAGGTGTTGTATCATTTAAGATAGGAAATGGTTTTTGATACTTAAATTCGGACATAGTATTGT encodes the following:
- a CDS encoding DUF5606 domain-containing protein, translating into MLKGIMSIAGQPGLFKLVAEAKNSIIVESLVTGKRMPAYSTAKISALEDIAIFTETSEVPLKDVLKSISEKENGAAVAKIGSGNELKAYFEEILPEYDKDRVYVSDMKKIIQWYNLLQSKELLNFEEEETSESEINEEEKNA
- a CDS encoding fumarate hydratase; the protein is MSEFKYQKPFPILNDTTPYRLLTNEYVSTIELDGRKILKVDPKGLEILAKEAFADVSFYLRPTHLEKLKHILSDEEASDNDRFVAHTMLMNQVVSSEGELPTCQDTGTAIVVAKKGEDVYTGATDAEHLSKGIYDTYLNRNLRYSQVVPFSMFEEKNTGTNLPAQIDIYAEKGNAYEFLFVTKGGGSGNKTFLYQQTKSLLNEENLTKFVKEKIKDLGTSACPPYHLALVIGGTSAEATLATVKKASAGYYDHLPTEGNEGGQAFRDLEWEEKVQKICQDSEIGAQFGGKYFVHDVRVVRLPRHAASCPVGLGVSCSADRNIKAKITEEGIFVEQLEKEPSKYLPEQAPELAAAVDIDLDRPMEEVLAELSKYPIKTRLNLRGTLIVARDMAHARLKQMIDEGKEMPEYLKKHPVYYAGPAKTPQGMASGSFGPTTAGRMDPYVDLFQSLGGSMIMLAKGNRSQQVTDACQKYGGFYLGSIGGPAAILAKSSIKSVEVVDFEELGMEAIRKIRVENFPAFIIVDDKGNDFFKQF
- the lipA gene encoding lipoyl synthase produces the protein MAEIKEKGERLPRWMKSQLPSGENYSKVKRLIGEHKLNTICTSGNCPNKGECWNAGTASFMILGDKCTRNCRFCYVKNLIPDPVDWEEPQRLAETIKTLELKHCVITSVDRDDLPDGGARFWATTIKAIKELSPKTTIETLIPDFHAKKELVQQVIEARPEVISHNLETVKRMTPKIRSTARYDRSLKVISYIAEAGIVAKSGIMLGLGETPEEVLEAMDDLKEAGCKVLTLGQYLQPAPNLMKVVEYIIPEQFETYRKEAYKRGFRYVESSPLVRSSYHAERHVNA
- a CDS encoding fructosamine kinase family protein, yielding MEQKIISQIIAEFQNKFAEELIIKNRQAVSGGCISNALLLETNRGDFFLKWNSSTPDNLFVREAEALQELGTAELSGLIIPKPILAKESDQLPGYLLMDFLPAGHTSSQDEKLGTGLAQLHRKTNKSFGFYHDNYCGATEQDNRWNKSWIDFFGQQRMMYLVDKIERTRSLSSTEKNTYIKLVERLPELIPSDSEASLIHGDLWSGNYLYTEKGPALIDPASYYADREMEFSIMTMFDGFSHTTWASYQNEYPLNSGWEERVQLYQIYHVLNHYYLFGGSYGSQALRIAKQYL